The Mytilus galloprovincialis chromosome 2, xbMytGall1.hap1.1, whole genome shotgun sequence genome has a window encoding:
- the LOC143064327 gene encoding toll-like receptor 2 type-2 yields MPWIHIFNILILVNFQYGNGQRFVSQSCKIFYDISPTSVICDVTSGDTWCLDSFRELMNGTKKSYLGDDQFTLEIECHGGGNISIRQPIKLPGMTSLTVRNCYITDYYDYDFSQEVSSIESVLQNLKFTNCKIEYRSLVFMNHVQKNSRKLLAYEKCQISNTLRTFIFQNSSIDYYPKRRPKYTRKELKLKLDYHNELRLLRKCSHDNLTYVEISSLNRFSAEVRVNDLLQNGIFNSLSVINLTNNGLERVPSSLFTDSMYQTIDRLSNVDLSRNNIEDISFLYKYFDFDGNLNVDLTRNRITELSNLDTNKLKSFSRLRNEVNIRENPLICTCYQKLFYEFIAEINDKKWRQYTYLKSMQCLDQESDRNLKNISEFSFEGMCKKTHSVVCVKEGTFERYKCSFIGFSLVLLTIVFTCLFSKYKYKIKQLYRVKTTDQCHCPDNPKCYDAFISYSSSDERWVYDVLCTKLKSLLPDINLCLHHKDFIPGACIAENIINSVENSRYTLLILSLNFIESEWCQMEFQKAFHQTLKHRRHLLVLLIEDIDFSLLDYDLRFFLQTYTYLKYSEKLFWQKLAGTLQMSKDEAKTLSHSTNQVFNQLLPPDYDSCV; encoded by the coding sequence ATGCCGTGGATTCATATTTTTAATATACTAATTCTAGTGAATTTTCAGTATGGAAATGGACAAAGATTTGTCAGTCAATCCTGTAAGATCTTTTATGATATTTCTCCTACAAGTGTAATCTGTGATGTGACCAGTGGAGATACATGGTGCCTGGACAGTTTTCGTGAACTTATGAACGGTACAAAGAAGTCTTACTTAGGAGACGATCAATTTACATTGGAAATAGAATGTCATGGTGGTGGAAATATAAGTATAAGGCAACCAATTAAATTACCGGGAATGACATCATTAACCGTAAGGAACTGTTATATTACCGATTATTATGATTATGATTTTTCACAAGAAGTTTCGTCGATCGAGTCGGTActgcaaaatttgaaatttaccaACTGCAAAATAGAATACAGAAGCTTAGTTTTTATGAACCATGTTCAGAAAAATTCTAGAAAGTTACTGGCATATGAGAAATGTCAAATATCTAATACTTTACgtacttttatttttcaaaatagttCTATCGATTATTACCCGAAACGACGACCTAAATATACCAGAAaagaattgaaattgaaattggaTTATCATAATGAACTGAGACTGCTTAGGAAATGTTCTCATGACAATCTCACGTATGTTGAAATATCTTCTCTTAACAGATTCTCCGCTGAAGTAAGGGTTAACGATTTATTACAGAACGGAATATTCAACTCCTTAAGTGTTATCAACTTGACAAATAATGGTTTAGAACGGGTACCAAGTAGTTTGTTCACAGACTCTATGTACCAAACTATCGATAGACTTTCGAACGTTGATCTTTCCAGGAACAATATTGAGGATATTAGCtttctttacaaatattttgatttcgATGGTAATCTTAACGTTGATTTGACAAGGAATAGAATAACTGAACTATCAAATCTTGACACGAACAAGTTGAAATCGTTTTCTCGGTTAAGAAATGAGGTTAACATAAGAGAAAATCCGCTTATATGTACATGCTACCAAAAATTATTTTACGAATTCATTGCAGAGATTAATGACAAGAAATGGAGGCAATATACATATCTTAAATCAATGCAGTGCTTAGATCAAGAAAGCGATAGAAACTTGAAAAACATATCTGAATTTTCCTTCGAGGGCATGTGTAAGAAAACTCATAGTGTAGTGTGTGTCAAAGAGGGAACATTTGAAAGATACAAATGTTCTTTCATAGGATTTTCGCTAGTTTTACTAACCATTGTCTTCACGTGTTTATTTTCTAagtacaaatataaaattaagcAACTGTATAGAGTGAAAACTACCGATCAGTGCCATTGTCCAGATAATCCAAAATGTTACGACGCTTTTATTTCATACAGCTCGTCAGATGAACGATGGGTGTACGATGTATTGTGCACGAAACTGAAATCGTTATTACCAGATATCAATCTTTGCCTGCACCACAAAGATTTTATACCAGGTGCATGCATAGCAGAGAATATCATCAACAGCGTTGAGAATAGCAGGTACACACTGCTTATATTGTCATTAAATTTCATCGAAAGTGAATGGTGCCAAATGGAATTTCAGAAGgcttttcatcaaacattgaaacACCGACGCCACTTATTAGTTTTGCTCATTGAAGACATTGACTTTAGTTTGTTAGACTATGATCTTAGATTTTTCCTGCAAACATATACATATCTAAAATATTCCGAGAAACTATTCTGGCAAAAACTTGCAGGGACATTACAGATGTCAAAAGATGAGGCTAAGACATTAAGTCACTCAACTAATCAAGTTTTTAATCAACTTCTTCCACCAGACTATGATTCATGTgtataa